A genome region from Microcella alkaliphila includes the following:
- a CDS encoding DUF485 domain-containing protein, producing MSIQAPVDETAHDVGHADVEPDMEALRAVQRSPRFRALKRRHRLFVLPATGLCLAWYLAYVLTAGYAPEVFAIAVSGSLNLGMVWGLAQVATTFAVTMLYVWYANKHLDPAAAEIRAELEPALAAGGAAEVAR from the coding sequence GTGTCCATCCAGGCCCCGGTCGATGAGACCGCCCACGATGTCGGCCACGCCGACGTCGAACCCGACATGGAGGCCCTGCGCGCCGTACAGCGCTCGCCTCGCTTTCGCGCGCTGAAGCGCCGCCACCGGCTGTTCGTGCTGCCCGCCACGGGCCTGTGCCTCGCGTGGTACCTCGCCTACGTGCTCACCGCGGGCTACGCGCCCGAGGTGTTCGCCATTGCCGTCAGCGGTTCGCTGAACCTCGGCATGGTCTGGGGCCTCGCTCAGGTCGCCACCACCTTCGCCGTCACCATGCTCTACGTCTGGTACGCGAACAAGCACCTCGACCCCGCCGCTGCCGAGATCCGCGCCGAGCTTGAACCGGCGCTGGCCGCGGGCGGCGCCGCGGAGGTGGCCCGATGA
- a CDS encoding HAD-IC family P-type ATPase: MTSDNATTPAAGATLSAPADAPTGERGLTEAEARDRFARGLGNAMPSSTGRSFWRIMQANLFTLFNGVVGGCFILLLVLGYWQDALFGVFVIANVLIGVGQEFRAKLTLSRLAVLNAPNATVLRDGVPTSIPLARIVMDDVLVLGAGDQVAADAVVIEAQGLEVDESLLTGEADAINAPIDRELLSGSTIVGGRGLARVVRVGAESYAAKITAEAKQFSLVNSELRQALARVITWISWLLIPVGLIAINGQMQALGGWETAIANGTWREASVGAIAGLIAMIPQGLVFMTSVSLAVGAVKLSQKQVLVQELAAVEGLARVDILCLDKTGTLTEGQLVLDAVEPVGRALAADDPALASSGHDWRAVLAAVGADPQANATAAALREPYPAADAPAPVATIDFSSHRKWSALQLDDPRAAGTWVVGAPDIVLADSVREPLSAETLGRTTALAEAGRRVLVLARTEHPLAPVVDGEQPPLPAGLAPVAIVSFREKVRDDAPETLRFFAEQGVELCVISGDDPRTVAAVAREAGVAFDGEAMDARKLPSDPAALDAIMADTRVFGRVVPEQKKQMVLSLQRLGRTVAMTGDGVNDALALKYADMGIAMGSGAAATRAVARLVLLDGQFSRLPRILAEGRQVIANVERLAKLFLSKTTYAVMFAVVFGVLLWEFPLLPRQFSITDGLTIGLPAIVFALLTNTRVYRPGFLTRAARFCVPKGLTVGVVLISVVAWARFAGDYSLAQIQTAATITLTLTALWVLVTLARPFTWLTSLIIAGSYAGLAVVLFVPWFVEFLQFEMPDARLAAVSIGASLVGNLVIEIFHRRVPS; encoded by the coding sequence GTGACGAGCGACAACGCCACGACGCCCGCAGCCGGTGCGACACTCAGCGCGCCAGCCGACGCCCCGACAGGCGAGCGCGGCCTCACTGAGGCTGAAGCGCGCGACCGGTTCGCGCGCGGGCTCGGCAACGCCATGCCGTCGAGCACCGGGCGGTCTTTCTGGCGCATCATGCAAGCGAACCTCTTCACCCTGTTCAACGGGGTGGTCGGGGGCTGCTTCATCCTGCTGCTCGTGCTCGGCTACTGGCAGGATGCGCTGTTCGGCGTCTTCGTGATCGCCAACGTCTTGATCGGCGTCGGGCAGGAGTTTCGCGCGAAGCTCACGCTGAGCCGGCTCGCGGTGCTGAACGCGCCGAACGCGACGGTGCTGCGCGATGGGGTGCCCACGAGCATCCCGCTTGCCCGCATCGTCATGGATGACGTACTCGTGCTCGGCGCCGGCGACCAGGTCGCCGCCGACGCCGTCGTGATCGAGGCGCAGGGGCTTGAGGTCGACGAGTCGCTGCTCACCGGCGAGGCAGACGCGATCAACGCCCCCATCGACCGCGAGCTGCTCAGCGGCTCGACCATCGTCGGCGGCCGCGGGCTCGCCCGCGTCGTGCGCGTCGGGGCCGAGTCGTACGCCGCGAAAATCACGGCCGAGGCGAAGCAGTTCAGCCTCGTGAACTCTGAGCTGCGGCAGGCGCTCGCCCGCGTCATCACGTGGATCAGCTGGCTGCTCATTCCCGTCGGCCTGATCGCCATCAACGGGCAGATGCAAGCGCTCGGCGGGTGGGAGACCGCGATCGCGAACGGCACGTGGCGCGAGGCCAGCGTCGGCGCGATCGCCGGGCTCATCGCCATGATTCCGCAGGGCCTCGTGTTCATGACGAGCGTCTCGCTCGCCGTCGGTGCGGTGAAACTGTCGCAGAAGCAGGTGCTCGTCCAAGAGCTCGCCGCGGTCGAGGGGCTCGCCCGCGTCGACATCCTCTGCCTCGACAAGACCGGTACCCTCACCGAGGGCCAGCTCGTGCTCGACGCGGTCGAACCGGTGGGCCGCGCGCTCGCCGCCGACGACCCGGCACTCGCGAGCTCGGGTCACGACTGGCGGGCCGTGCTCGCCGCCGTCGGCGCCGACCCGCAGGCCAACGCCACGGCAGCCGCCCTGCGCGAGCCGTACCCGGCCGCCGACGCCCCCGCGCCGGTCGCGACGATCGACTTCTCCTCCCACCGCAAGTGGAGCGCCCTGCAGCTCGACGACCCGCGCGCCGCCGGCACCTGGGTGGTCGGAGCCCCCGACATCGTGCTCGCCGACTCGGTGCGCGAGCCGCTCAGCGCCGAGACCCTCGGGCGCACGACGGCGCTCGCCGAAGCGGGGCGGCGGGTGCTCGTTCTGGCGCGCACCGAGCATCCCCTCGCCCCCGTCGTCGACGGCGAGCAGCCGCCCCTGCCCGCGGGGCTCGCACCGGTCGCGATCGTGTCGTTCCGCGAGAAGGTGCGCGACGACGCCCCCGAGACCCTGCGCTTCTTCGCCGAGCAGGGCGTCGAGCTGTGCGTCATCTCGGGCGACGACCCGCGCACCGTCGCCGCCGTCGCGCGCGAGGCGGGCGTCGCCTTCGACGGCGAAGCAATGGATGCGCGCAAACTCCCCAGCGACCCCGCCGCCCTCGACGCCATCATGGCCGACACTCGCGTGTTCGGCCGCGTGGTTCCCGAGCAGAAGAAGCAGATGGTGCTGTCGTTGCAGCGTCTCGGCCGCACCGTCGCCATGACGGGGGACGGCGTCAACGACGCCCTCGCGCTCAAGTACGCCGACATGGGCATCGCGATGGGGTCGGGGGCCGCGGCGACCCGCGCCGTCGCCCGCCTCGTGCTGCTCGACGGGCAGTTCTCGCGCCTGCCGCGCATTCTCGCCGAGGGCCGCCAGGTGATCGCGAACGTCGAGCGGCTGGCGAAGCTGTTCCTGTCGAAGACGACGTACGCGGTCATGTTCGCGGTCGTGTTCGGCGTGCTGCTGTGGGAGTTCCCGCTCTTGCCCCGCCAGTTCTCGATCACCGACGGGCTGACGATCGGCCTGCCCGCGATCGTGTTCGCCTTGCTGACCAACACCCGCGTGTACCGGCCGGGATTCCTCACCAGGGCGGCGAGGTTTTGCGTGCCGAAGGGCCTCACCGTCGGCGTCGTGCTGATCTCGGTCGTCGCCTGGGCGCGGTTCGCGGGCGACTACTCGCTGGCGCAGATTCAGACGGCGGCGACCATCACGCTCACGCTCACCGCGCTGTGGGTGCTCGTGACGCTCGCCCGCCCCTTCACGTGGCTCACGTCGCTCATCATCGCGGGCTCGTACGCCGGCCTCGCCGTCGTTCTCTTCGTGCCCTGGTTCGTCGAATTCCTGCAGTTCGAGATGCCGGATGCGCGCCTCGCCGCCGTCTCGATCGGTGCGTCGCTGGTCGGCAACCTCGTGATCGAGATCTTCCACCGCCGCGTGCCGTCGTAG
- a CDS encoding cation acetate symporter, producing MSAAILVKASAASVSPGDPLLNIAIFGAFVAVTMVIVFRASKNNATASDYYAAGRSFTGGQNGSAIAGDYLSAASFLGIVGAIAITGYDGFLYSIGFLVAWVVALLVVAELLRNTGKFTMGDVLAFRLRQRPVRIAAAISTLVVSFFYLLAQMAGAGGLVSLLLGIEERVGQSVVIAVVGALMILYVLVGGMKGTTWVQIIKAVMLIAGAGLMTVWVLALHGFSFTGLLDAAVAATNNPAILEPGLKYGLNDVTRLDFLSLGLALVLGTAALPHVLMRFYTVPTAKEARKSVVWAIWLIGIFYVFTLVLGYGAAALIGPERILAAPGGVNSAAPLLAFELGGPILLGVIAAVAFATILAVVAGLTITAAASFSHDVYASVIKKGKASPRQEVKVARITVVVIGLVAIIGGIGANGQNVAFLVALAFAVAASANLPTIVYSLFWKGFTTRGALWSMYGGLTSALVLIVFSPVVSGSETSMIPGADFAIFPLSNPGVVSIPLAFLLGWLASILERRVESADKQTEMEVRSLTGVGAEKATAH from the coding sequence ATGAGCGCCGCGATCCTCGTTAAGGCGAGCGCCGCATCCGTCTCGCCCGGAGACCCGCTGCTGAACATCGCCATCTTCGGCGCATTCGTCGCCGTCACGATGGTGATCGTCTTCCGGGCGAGCAAGAACAACGCCACCGCCAGCGACTACTACGCCGCCGGCCGCTCCTTCACGGGTGGGCAGAACGGCTCGGCGATCGCCGGCGACTACCTGTCGGCCGCATCCTTCCTCGGCATCGTCGGCGCGATCGCGATCACCGGCTACGACGGGTTCCTCTACTCGATCGGGTTCCTCGTGGCGTGGGTCGTCGCCCTGCTCGTCGTCGCCGAGCTGCTGCGCAACACCGGCAAGTTCACGATGGGCGACGTGCTCGCCTTCCGCCTGCGGCAGCGCCCCGTGCGCATCGCCGCCGCCATCTCGACCCTCGTCGTCAGCTTCTTCTACCTGCTGGCCCAGATGGCCGGGGCCGGCGGGCTCGTCTCGCTGCTGCTCGGCATCGAAGAGCGGGTCGGGCAGTCGGTCGTCATCGCCGTCGTCGGCGCGCTCATGATCCTCTACGTGCTCGTCGGCGGCATGAAGGGCACCACCTGGGTGCAGATCATCAAGGCCGTCATGCTGATCGCCGGTGCAGGCCTGATGACCGTGTGGGTGCTCGCGCTCCACGGCTTCAGCTTTACCGGGCTGCTCGACGCGGCCGTCGCGGCCACCAACAACCCGGCGATCCTCGAGCCGGGGCTGAAGTACGGGCTCAACGACGTCACCCGCCTCGACTTCCTGTCGCTCGGGCTGGCTCTCGTGCTCGGAACCGCCGCGCTGCCGCACGTGCTCATGCGCTTCTACACGGTGCCGACTGCGAAAGAAGCGCGCAAGAGCGTCGTGTGGGCGATCTGGCTGATCGGCATCTTCTACGTCTTCACGCTGGTGCTCGGCTACGGAGCCGCCGCCCTCATCGGGCCCGAGCGGATCCTCGCCGCACCCGGTGGCGTCAACTCGGCCGCACCGCTCTTGGCGTTCGAGCTCGGCGGGCCGATCCTGCTCGGCGTGATCGCGGCGGTCGCGTTCGCCACGATCCTCGCCGTCGTCGCCGGTCTCACGATCACCGCCGCCGCGTCGTTCTCGCACGACGTGTACGCCTCCGTCATTAAGAAGGGGAAGGCGTCGCCGCGCCAGGAGGTGAAGGTGGCCCGCATCACCGTCGTCGTCATCGGCCTCGTCGCCATCATCGGCGGCATCGGAGCCAACGGGCAGAACGTGGCGTTCCTCGTCGCACTCGCCTTCGCGGTGGCCGCCTCTGCCAACCTGCCGACGATCGTCTACTCGCTGTTCTGGAAGGGCTTCACCACCCGCGGCGCCCTGTGGAGCATGTACGGCGGCCTCACCAGCGCGCTCGTACTCATCGTGTTCTCGCCCGTCGTGTCCGGCAGCGAGACGTCGATGATCCCCGGCGCCGACTTCGCGATCTTCCCGCTGTCGAACCCGGGTGTGGTCTCGATTCCGCTGGCGTTCCTGCTCGGCTGGCTCGCGAGCATCCTGGAGCGTCGGGTCGAGAGCGCCGACAAGCAGACCGAAATGGAGGTGCGCTCGCTGACCGGCGTGGGCGCCGAGAAGGCGACGGCGCACTAG